The Alkalibacter saccharofermentans DSM 14828 DNA window ACATTTGACAAGGATATAGAAGGCACGGTTCAAAGCGGCAATGTAGAAGGGGACGGAAGCCTGTTTCTCAAGCTTTATTACGACAGAAATGAATATCAAATAAGCTTTGAAACAGGATCAGGAAGTTTAGTGGAAACTGTTAGTGGGGTATTTGGAGGATTATTGCTCAAACCAGATGATCCAACTAATGAAGGTCATGTATTTGAGGGTTGGTACAAAGATGAGCTGCTTGAAAACAAGTGGGATTTTAATATGGATACAATTCCTGCATCAGACATTATTCTTTATGCAAATTGGATAAAACCCAGTCCTAATGGAGTTTTGTTAGATGCAGCTGCAGGCAGTGATTTTATAGGCGTGTTATTTTTAAAATCAGATGGAAATGTTTATTATAGCAAGTCGGATAAAAATAGTAGCTGGCAACAAGAGGTTGCAATAGGATCAGGAACGGAAGGATCCGTAGAAGTAGATGCGTCTGACAATGTCCATGTAGCGTATGTGACTGATGGCAAAATTGCCTATACCAAGTTTGATGGAAACAGCTGGTCTGAAAAAACATACATAGAATCTTTGAATATAGGCGGAGCCGGCGTATGCTCAAAAGTAGATTTAGCCGTTGATGGCGATTTAAGTCCACATATTACATACACAGATAGCAGAGGAACAAGTGATGATTATCCACATCCTGACATAATGTATGCCAAGTTATCAGAGGGTACATTTAGTAGAACTATGATATTTAGAGGTTATAGAGATTACTCAAGTTCAGGATCCTGGGGAGCTGATTACTTTAGCGGAGGTTCTTCCATTGCTGTTAATGAAAACGGAGACTATTTTATAATTGCCCACAGGCAAAATATATGGAGATGGTTTGCTGGCACAGACAATACTTATTATATTATGATCCATTCTAATTTAGGAACCGGCAGCATAAGCAACTACGGTACTAATATCTATGCAACATACGATTTAGCCTATTCAAATGGGAAGCTTGTTGCATTGTACAAAGATAGTACATTTAAGACATCAGAGGTAGCAGTAAGTGGAGGTACGGCTGGTTTTATAAATACAACAGGGATAGGCGGATCTAGTGTGACTAGCGTTTCTAACAACGGAGTAAGCACCGTCGTAGGAGGAAAGTCTTCTGCGGGAACGCTTCTTACACACTTGGATGGATTATCTCAAGATCATATGACAAATGTAAAAGACAACAAAGTATCAGTAGTATATTTAGACGGAGAGTATTATGGAGTATACAGAGATAACGAAAGCAGTGAATTGAAAGTTAAAAAATTATAGCAGTATCTCCGTGTAAAAAATAAAGTTTCACAAATAAAAAGGTTCTGCACTAAAAACTGTGCAGAACCTTTTTTTAGCCACCAAGTATCGTAGGGTAAGCAACTATGTAGATATTCTCTGATATGAGATGATTCGGACTCAACCTGTTTTCTCCAGCTTTCATAATTCCGATTTCTTCCGTCGGTATGCCGGCTTTAATAAAAACCTTGTCTACCGTTTCTGGAAACAGCAGTTCAATAATCACCGGATTTTCCTCTGGAGAGTATCTTTTTAACCAGCCGACCAGCTCGATTTTAACTTCTATTGGCATTTATTTTACCTCAAATCAAAGACTTGGTTTTTTCTACGTACATATCGATAAGCTCGTAAGCGATGTCCTCGTCTAGCTCGCCATATAGACTTGGCGTTTCGAATAATCGCTTCGGCAGTTTAACAGCAGATTGGTCGAAGCCGAGCATTTTCTTAATTCTAAGCTTGGTAGCATAAATTTTTTCGCCTAGCTCGGTTAATTCTTCATTTGTAATTTCACGGCCTATTGAATTCAATGCAGCTAATATCGTTTCCCTATCGTAGACCTTTCTGGCAAACAGGCAAATGACCAAAGAGTTTAACATGCAACGCTCTTTTTCTTCGGCAAAAATGTCTTCAACCAGCTTTTCCTTGTCGAATTCCTTCATGGATTGATCAAGTGAGTACCCGCCGTTGCAAAGGTGTGAGTGTCTTGCGCCCACAACTGAACCTAGTATTATTCCATAACCTGTATGGTAACCGGACATTTCGTTCTTTGCAAATGTCATTGCAAAATCCTTGCCCCCGTATATATCAGAGGCCTTGTCTGCGCCCTGTCCCAGCAAGATGTAGAATTCATTTTTTCTCCAAGCAATGTTTTTGATTGCGTCCATGTAGCCTTGAGCATTGCCAAAAGCCAATGGAACCAGTGTTTCTTCAAGGGATACCAACCCCTTTTCCAAAGCTTCGGTTGCCCATCCAAGAATTACGCCCACCGACATAGCATCAAGACCGTACTGTTCCACTACATCGATTATTTCCAGTATTTCGTCTGATGTCTTAATTCCGAGGAAAGTGCCTAGTGAGAATATGAGCTCGTAG harbors:
- a CDS encoding InlB B-repeat-containing protein; translation: TFDKDIEGTVQSGNVEGDGSLFLKLYYDRNEYQISFETGSGSLVETVSGVFGGLLLKPDDPTNEGHVFEGWYKDELLENKWDFNMDTIPASDIILYANWIKPSPNGVLLDAAAGSDFIGVLFLKSDGNVYYSKSDKNSSWQQEVAIGSGTEGSVEVDASDNVHVAYVTDGKIAYTKFDGNSWSEKTYIESLNIGGAGVCSKVDLAVDGDLSPHITYTDSRGTSDDYPHPDIMYAKLSEGTFSRTMIFRGYRDYSSSGSWGADYFSGGSSIAVNENGDYFIIAHRQNIWRWFAGTDNTYYIMIHSNLGTGSISNYGTNIYATYDLAYSNGKLVALYKDSTFKTSEVAVSGGTAGFINTTGIGGSSVTSVSNNGVSTVVGGKSSAGTLLTHLDGLSQDHMTNVKDNKVSVVYLDGEYYGVYRDNESSELKVKKL